Proteins co-encoded in one Dendropsophus ebraccatus isolate aDenEbr1 chromosome 9, aDenEbr1.pat, whole genome shotgun sequence genomic window:
- the LOC138800456 gene encoding somatostatin receptor type 5-like translates to MDEDMETLFNISDNLTLFLNSSFELYVPENRSIAFIPFLLVCLLGIIGNALVLFIFLWSRKMWRTMNVFIFSLALGDFIYMLCLLSFAIEIMHSLGTFMCILYWTLTALTTFSSVYFLVAMAISSFLQAFFPLFSKKLSFKTDALTCLGIWILSLLLGIPFFIYANVDDFSNCVISWPDPVSFWNITFLSYRFAIGFLAPMMLISVCLILTYCWIQRQDQSSDSVTDIKEDRPSLTDIKEDVVMIMVLSLIYIIFWLPTHLLEIISGTRSDIEFSEGNYYVISIIPYLKSCVYPFLYGFLSRSFKDSFNKIFCCKKIPESENSQKNSTDKPEDKSTMC, encoded by the coding sequence ATGGACGAGGATATGGAAACCCTTTTCAATATTTCCGACAACTTGACCTTATTCCTTAATTCGTCCTTTGAACTGTATGTTCCTGAAAACAGGTCGATAGCCTTCATCCCTTTCCTGTTGGTGTGTTTGCTGGGCATTATCGGCAATGCTTTGGTCCTCTTTATCTTCCTGTGGTCTAGGAAGATGTGGAGGACCATGAATGTCTTCATCTTTAGCCTGGCTCTTGGAGACTTTATCTACATGTTATGCTTGCTGTCTTTTGCCATCGAGATAATGCATTCCTTGGGAACCTTCATGTGTATACTCTACTGGACACTTACCGCCTTAACTACTTTTTCCAGTGTCTACTTTTTGGTGGCCATGGCCATAAGCTCTTTCCTGCAGGCGTTCTTCCCACTTTTCTCCAAAAAGCTGAGCTTTAAGACGGATGCACTGACCTGTCTTGGGATATGGATACTGAGTCTTCTGCTGGGGATCCCCTTCTTTATTTATGCCAATGTGGATGACTTCTCCAATTGCGTGATCTCCTGGCCCGATCCAGTCTCCTTCTGGAACATAACCTTCTTATCTTACAGGTTTGCCATTGGATTTTTGGCTCCAATGATGTTGATCAGTGTCTGTCTCATTCTTACCTACTGTTGGATCCAAAGACAAGACCAGTCCAGCGACTCGGTGACCGACATTAAGGAAGACCGACCGTCGCTGACCGACATTAAGGAAGATGTGGTGATGATCATGGTCCTATCCCTGATATACATCATCTTCTGGCTTCCAACTCATCTTCTTGAAATCATCTCGGGAACCAGATCCGATATAGAGTTTAGTGAAGGAAACTACTACGTCATCAGCATCATCCCTTATCTGAAAAGTTGCGTCTATCCCTTCCTCTATGGATTTTTATCTAGAAGCTTCAAAGACTCATTTAACAaaattttttgttgcaaaaagatCCCAGAAAGTGAGAACTCTCAGAAAAATTCCACCGACAAACCTGAAGACAAGTCCACCATGTGTTAG